From one Notolabrus celidotus isolate fNotCel1 chromosome 24, fNotCel1.pri, whole genome shotgun sequence genomic stretch:
- the LOC117808375 gene encoding collagen alpha-1(XVIII) chain-like isoform X1 — translation MFKIHTWLLVLVLCAGSVEAWLWFKPPDTTTEAPEVTNSTLVSGTTGATSAANGTQRKEVVEDDNLSGVGEEILHVATGIRKFVESLDATTTLTPTLTARTTNGGRTEKVEGANPNTTEESGVSLLQLIGDPPPDEITRVYGPRGEASYVFTPGAVSGQPALAHIPNPFHRHFSLIFNIKPSSPSASVLFSITDGPQKLMYISVKLSAVRSQRQKVQFFYTEPDSEASYEAASFDVPSMVNTWTRFSLSVFEETVTFYQGCDSEPQVVKFERSPDPMELDAGAGIFVGQAGGADADKFQGEISNFKLVGNPRAAERLCDDEDDSDAASGDFGSGEGERRQSGSGRTVKTTPASFRPVPEPPVISSQGNRVKETGSSGAKGDKGDRGDKGLRGDTGPSGPKGESGSSFGSSSSSTGGGERGQKGEKGVKGSSGFGYSGNKGDPGAQGPPGPPGPPGPAAEVVRLGDGSVVQQMSGPAGPSGPPGSGGAPGPSGADGEPGDPGEDGKTGPAGPRGFPGTTGGPGSKGQKGERGEGQPGPRGPPGPPGIPGTGNGDRPTFFDMEGSGFSDSDRFRGSRGLPGPPGPPGPPGTSVALGANGPVVFGPPGPPGQDGVPGLPGPPGRPGAPGPPGSGGGGKGDDGELGLPGAPGEKQESQDSNPFTSFFSYFAPSSTGAQGDLGTPGTPGQTGLAGLPGPMGPVGPAGPPGPPGPPHHFGFGNEAGFDGANGLPGPPGPQGPPGIAGLPGKPGIPGSNGNKGSEGPRGSPGIPGLDGFSGQPGQKGDRGERGESGQPGRDGGAPGLPGPPGPPGPTTYQTTDYNDVYWNEGSQGGAGTPGRAGFPGPSGPKGDKGDSGPPGYAPKGEKGEPGVILGSDGRPQYLGGLAGLPGDSGPPGPIGPPGPYGPSGQKGEIGLPGRPGRPGLNGARGEQGEPGTGSGNSYPGPPGPPGPPGPPGASGPFDRHGGYDDYSRQYPAAKGEKGDPGPPGTLDIQGYGSVDIYTLRNEMKGETGSQGVKGEKGEPSGGYYDPRYGGSGYPGTPGPPGQKGDSIIGPPGPQGPPGQPGRGYDGQQGPPGPPGPPGPSLPGAYRGTQTINIPGPPGPPGTPGLPGHSSGVTVLRTYDTMTATARRQPEGSLVYILDQTDLFLRVRDGVRQVQLGSYIPLPNVDGNEVAAVEPPPVVPYSPDHHTHTQTHTHTDTSQRQPESPVHHGTDHHSQPDVHHSSNPDPRYPTHLDPRYQPDNRYQPDPRYPVPTDPRFPSYSDRLNQPDGRFSVHTTETRPAYPDPRYAVTPQRRPARPEPQIPVHHHHSGPGLHLIALNSPQSGSMRGIRGADYMCFTQAQAVGMKGTFRAFLSARLQDLHSIVRKADRDSLPIVNLKDEVLFDNWDAIFQDRRMKDNVPIYSFDGKDVMSDSSWQDKMLWHGSTNTGQRHVDSFCETWRVGDQALTGMASSLQSGSLLQQSSSSCSSSYVVLCVENSYVVHSKR, via the exons AAGAAAGTGGCGTCTCTTTGCTCCAGCTGATTGGAGACCCTCCACCTGATGAGATCACCAGGGTCTATGGTCCGAGGGGGGAGGCCTCCTACGTCTTCACCCCAGGTGCCGTGTCTGGCCAGCCGGCTCTGGCCCACATCCCCAACCCTTTCCACCGCCATTTCTCCCTAATCTTTAACATCAAAccttcatctccctctgcctctgtcCTCTTCTCCATCACTGATGGGCCTCAGAAGCTCATGTACATCAGCGTCAAACTCAGTGCCGTTCGGTCCCAACGTCAGAAGGTGCAGTTCTTCTACACCGAGCCCGACTCCGAGGCTTCATACGAGGCGGCCAGCTTCGATGTGCCGAGCATGGTGAACACATGGACCCGCTTCTCGCTGTCTGTCTTTGAGGAGACGGTGACTTTCTACCAGGGATGTGACTCTGAGCCACAGGTGGTGAAGTTCGAGCGATCACCCGATCCCATGGAGCTGGACGCAGGGGCGGGGATTTTTGTGGGCCAGGCAGGGGGAGCAGATGCTGACAAGTTCCAG gGGGAGATTTCAAACTTCAAACTGGTTGGAAACCCTCGGGCTGCTGAGCGTTTGTGTGACGACGAGGATGACTCTGATGCT GCTTCTGGTGACTTTGGCAGCGGTGAGGGTGAGAGGAGACAGTCTGGAAGTGGAAGAACTGTGAAG ACCACTCCTGCATCCTTCCGCCCCGTACCAGAACCTCCTGTGATTTCCTCACAGGGAAACAGAGTCAAAGAAACAG GTTCCAGTGGTGCTAAAGGGGACAAAGGAGACAGAGGTGACAAAGGCTTGAGGGGGGACACAGGCCCTTCAGGACCAAAGGGAGAGTCAGGCTCCAGCTTTGGCTCCAGTTCATCCTCAACGGGCggaggagagcgaggacagaAG GGAGAAAAGGGTGTAAAG GGCAGCAGCGGCTTCGGATACTCCGGTAACAAAGGTGATCCTGGGGCTCAAGGACCTCCAGGGCCCCCTGGTCCTCCAGGGCCtgcagctgaggtggttcgacTCGGAGATGGCTCTGTTGTGCAGCAGATGTCAGGACCAGCTGGACCATCGGGACCACCAGGGTCAGGCGGAGCCCCGGGACCttcaggagctgatggagagcCT GGTGATCCAGGAGAGGATGGAAAAACT GGTCCTGCAGGGCCACGTGGTTTTCCAGGAACTACAGGAGGTCCTGGTTCCAAAGGCCAAAAG GGTGAGCGTGGAGAGGGTCAACCAGGACCTAGAGGCCCCCCAGGTCCTCCAGGAATTCCTGGAACTGGCAACGGGGACCGTCCT ACGTTCTTTGACATGGAGGGATCAGGATTCTCAGACTCTGACAGATTCCGG GGTTCACGTGGTCTTCCAGGTCCACCAGGCCCTCCAGGCCCTCCTGGGACTTCAGTCGCTCTGGGAGCCAACGGTCCGGTAGTTTTTGGACCCCCTGGACCACCTGGACAGGATGGAGTACCTGGTCTACCA GGCCCTCCTGGTCGTCCAGGTGCCCCGGGTCCACCAggatcaggaggaggaggaaag GGTGACGATGGTGAGCTCGGCCTTCCTGGGGCACCAGGAGAAAag CAAGAGTCGCAGGACTCCAACCCTTTCACCAGCTTCTTCTCTTACTTTGCTCCGTCCTCTACG GGGGCTCAGGGTGACTTAGGAACGCCAGGGACACCTGGACAGACTGGACTTGCAGGGCTCCCAGGTCCCATGGGACCAGTTGGACCCGCTGGACCTCCTGGGCCACCAGGACCACCGCACCACTTTGGATTT GGGAATGAGGCTGGATTTGATGGGGCCAATGGCTTGCCTGGCCCACCTGGACCACAG GGTCCACCTGGTATTGCTGGTCTACCT GGTAAGCCAGGTATACCAGGCAGCAATGGAAACAAAGGATCTGAGGGACCGAGAGGATCTCCTGGGATACCGGGACTCGATGGGTTCTCTGGACAGCCG ggtcaaaagggagacagaggagagagaggagaatcg ggtCAGCCAGGGCGAGACGGAGGGGCACCTGGACTTCCAGGGCCTCCTGGACCACCAGGACCTACCACCTACCAGACAACAGAC TATAATGACGTATATTGGAACGAAGGGTCACAG GGAGGAGCTGGTACCCCAGGCCGAGCAGGATTCCCA gggCCTTCAGGAccaaaaggagacaaaggagatTCTGGTCCTCCTGGATATGCACCTAAA GGAGAGAAGGGAGAACCTGGTGTCATCCTGGGGTCTGATGGGAGACCTCAGTACCTTGGTGGTCTGGCAGGATTGCCG GGTGACAGTGGACCCCCTGGCCCAATAGGACCTCCA GGTCCATATGGTCCTTCAGGCCAGAAGGGAGAGATTGGGCTACCAGGTAGACCG GGTCGTCCAGGTCTGAATGGCGCcagaggagagcagggagaACCAGGCACTGGATCTGGAAACAGTTATCCT GGTCCTCCAGGTCCACCAGGGCCCCCTGGACCTCCTGGAGCTTCAGGTCCCTTCGACAGGCACGGA GGATATGATGATTACTCCAGGCAGTACCCAG cTGCTAAAGGAGAGAAAGGTGATCCTGGACCACCGGGGACACTTGACATTCAAG GTTACGGGTCGGTGGATATTTACACTTTAAGG AATGAGATGAAaggagaaacaggaagtcaaggcgtaaaaggagagaaaggagaaccAAGTGGAGGATACTATGACCCCCGCTATGGAGGGAGCGGATACCCAGGGACGCCAGGACCACCT GGCCAGAAAGGTGACTCCATCATTGGCCCACCAGGCCCTCAGGGACCACCTGGTCAACCAGGTCGAGGCTACGATGGGCAACAGGGACCACCAGGGCCTCCTGGACCTCCAGGACCATCCTTACCTGGAGCTTACAGGGGCACACAGA ctatcAATATTCCTGGACCACCGGGACCACCTGGAACACCTGGACTACCTGGACACTCCTCTGGG gTGACCGTGTTGAGGACCTACGACACCATGACAGCCACCGCCCGGAGACAACCTGAAGGCTCGCTGGTTTACATTTTGGACCAAACCGATCTGTTCTTGAGGGTCAGAGATGGAGTCCGTCAAGTGCAG CTTGGGAGCTACATCCCCTTACCCAACGTGGAT GGTAATGAGGTTGCAGCTGTGGAGCCCCCTCCAGTCGTCCCCTACTCCCCAGAccatcacacgcacacacagacacacacgcacaccgaCACCTCTCAAAGGCAACCTGAGAGTCCAGTCCACCACGGCACCGACCATCACTCACAGCCAGACGTGCATCACTCGTCAAACCCGGATCCACGCTACCCGACTCACCTTGATCCTAGATACCAGCCCGACAATCGTTACCAGCCGGATCCGCGATACCCGGTACCCACAGATCCCAGGTTCCCCAGTTACTCAGACCGGTTAAATCAACCGGACGGACGATTTTCTGTCCACACAACCGAGACTCGCCCTGCGTATCCGGACCCTCGCTATGCAGTCACCCCTCAGAGAAGACCAGCTCGTCCTGAGCCCCAGATTCCAGTCCACCATCATCATTCTGGTCCAGGG ctccacctcatCGCCCTTAACAGTCCTCAGAGCGGCTCCATGAGGGGAATCCGGGGTGCAGACTACATGTGCTTCACTCAGGCTCAGGCCGTCGGGATGAAAGGAACTTTCCGGGCCTTCTTGTCCGCCAGACTCCAAGATCTCCACAGCATCGTCCGCAAGGCTGACAGAGACAGTTTGCCGATAGTCAACCTAAAG GACGAGGTTCTGTTTGACAACTGGGATGCCATCTTTCAAGACCGCAGGATGAAGGACAACGTGCCAATCTACTCCTTCGATGGCAAAGACGTTATGAGTGACAGCTCATG GCAAGACAAGATGCTGTGGCACGGGTCGACCAACACTGGCCAGCGGCATGTTGACAGCTTCTGCGAGACGTGGCGTGTAGGCGACCAGGCGCTGACCGGTATGGCATCGTCACTGCAGAGCGGCAGCCTCCTCCAGCAGAGCTCCAGCAGCTGCTCCAGCTCCTACGTGGTGCTGTGTGTGGAGAACAGCTACGTCGTCCACTCCAAGAGatag
- the LOC117808375 gene encoding collagen alpha-1(XVIII) chain-like isoform X6 produces the protein MTLRMSPRDRWWILKLQSCILLLVVVSQIQTQRNEESGVSLLQLIGDPPPDEITRVYGPRGEASYVFTPGAVSGQPALAHIPNPFHRHFSLIFNIKPSSPSASVLFSITDGPQKLMYISVKLSAVRSQRQKVQFFYTEPDSEASYEAASFDVPSMVNTWTRFSLSVFEETVTFYQGCDSEPQVVKFERSPDPMELDAGAGIFVGQAGGADADKFQGEISNFKLVGNPRAAERLCDDEDDSDAASGDFGSGEGERRQSGSGRTVKTTPASFRPVPEPPVISSQGNRVKETGSSGAKGDKGDRGDKGLRGDTGPSGPKGESGSSFGSSSSSTGGGERGQKGEKGVKGSSGFGYSGNKGDPGAQGPPGPPGPPGPAAEVVRLGDGSVVQQMSGPAGPSGPPGSGGAPGPSGADGEPGDPGEDGKTGPAGPRGFPGTTGGPGSKGQKGERGEGQPGPRGPPGPPGIPGTGNGDRPTFFDMEGSGFSDSDRFRGSRGLPGPPGPPGPPGTSVALGANGPVVFGPPGPPGQDGVPGLPGPPGRPGAPGPPGSGGGGKGDDGELGLPGAPGEKQESQDSNPFTSFFSYFAPSSTGAQGDLGTPGTPGQTGLAGLPGPMGPVGPAGPPGPPGPPHHFGFGNEAGFDGANGLPGPPGPQGPPGIAGLPGKPGIPGSNGNKGSEGPRGSPGIPGLDGFSGQPGQKGDRGERGESGQPGRDGGAPGLPGPPGPPGPTTYQTTDYNDVYWNEGSQGGAGTPGRAGFPGPSGPKGDKGDSGPPGYAPKGEKGEPGVILGSDGRPQYLGGLAGLPGDSGPPGPIGPPGPYGPSGQKGEIGLPGRPGRPGLNGARGEQGEPGTGSGNSYPGPPGPPGPPGPPGASGPFDRHGGYDDYSRQYPAAKGEKGDPGPPGTLDIQGYGSVDIYTLRNEMKGETGSQGVKGEKGEPSGGYYDPRYGGSGYPGTPGPPGQKGDSIIGPPGPQGPPGQPGRGYDGQQGPPGPPGPPGPSLPGAYRGTQTINIPGPPGPPGTPGLPGHSSGVTVLRTYDTMTATARRQPEGSLVYILDQTDLFLRVRDGVRQVQLGSYIPLPNVDGNEVAAVEPPPVVPYSPDHHTHTQTHTHTDTSQRQPESPVHHGTDHHSQPDVHHSSNPDPRYPTHLDPRYQPDNRYQPDPRYPVPTDPRFPSYSDRLNQPDGRFSVHTTETRPAYPDPRYAVTPQRRPARPEPQIPVHHHHSGPGLHLIALNSPQSGSMRGIRGADYMCFTQAQAVGMKGTFRAFLSARLQDLHSIVRKADRDSLPIVNLKDEVLFDNWDAIFQDRRMKDNVPIYSFDGKDVMSDSSWQDKMLWHGSTNTGQRHVDSFCETWRVGDQALTGMASSLQSGSLLQQSSSSCSSSYVVLCVENSYVVHSKR, from the exons AAGAAAGTGGCGTCTCTTTGCTCCAGCTGATTGGAGACCCTCCACCTGATGAGATCACCAGGGTCTATGGTCCGAGGGGGGAGGCCTCCTACGTCTTCACCCCAGGTGCCGTGTCTGGCCAGCCGGCTCTGGCCCACATCCCCAACCCTTTCCACCGCCATTTCTCCCTAATCTTTAACATCAAAccttcatctccctctgcctctgtcCTCTTCTCCATCACTGATGGGCCTCAGAAGCTCATGTACATCAGCGTCAAACTCAGTGCCGTTCGGTCCCAACGTCAGAAGGTGCAGTTCTTCTACACCGAGCCCGACTCCGAGGCTTCATACGAGGCGGCCAGCTTCGATGTGCCGAGCATGGTGAACACATGGACCCGCTTCTCGCTGTCTGTCTTTGAGGAGACGGTGACTTTCTACCAGGGATGTGACTCTGAGCCACAGGTGGTGAAGTTCGAGCGATCACCCGATCCCATGGAGCTGGACGCAGGGGCGGGGATTTTTGTGGGCCAGGCAGGGGGAGCAGATGCTGACAAGTTCCAG gGGGAGATTTCAAACTTCAAACTGGTTGGAAACCCTCGGGCTGCTGAGCGTTTGTGTGACGACGAGGATGACTCTGATGCT GCTTCTGGTGACTTTGGCAGCGGTGAGGGTGAGAGGAGACAGTCTGGAAGTGGAAGAACTGTGAAG ACCACTCCTGCATCCTTCCGCCCCGTACCAGAACCTCCTGTGATTTCCTCACAGGGAAACAGAGTCAAAGAAACAG GTTCCAGTGGTGCTAAAGGGGACAAAGGAGACAGAGGTGACAAAGGCTTGAGGGGGGACACAGGCCCTTCAGGACCAAAGGGAGAGTCAGGCTCCAGCTTTGGCTCCAGTTCATCCTCAACGGGCggaggagagcgaggacagaAG GGAGAAAAGGGTGTAAAG GGCAGCAGCGGCTTCGGATACTCCGGTAACAAAGGTGATCCTGGGGCTCAAGGACCTCCAGGGCCCCCTGGTCCTCCAGGGCCtgcagctgaggtggttcgacTCGGAGATGGCTCTGTTGTGCAGCAGATGTCAGGACCAGCTGGACCATCGGGACCACCAGGGTCAGGCGGAGCCCCGGGACCttcaggagctgatggagagcCT GGTGATCCAGGAGAGGATGGAAAAACT GGTCCTGCAGGGCCACGTGGTTTTCCAGGAACTACAGGAGGTCCTGGTTCCAAAGGCCAAAAG GGTGAGCGTGGAGAGGGTCAACCAGGACCTAGAGGCCCCCCAGGTCCTCCAGGAATTCCTGGAACTGGCAACGGGGACCGTCCT ACGTTCTTTGACATGGAGGGATCAGGATTCTCAGACTCTGACAGATTCCGG GGTTCACGTGGTCTTCCAGGTCCACCAGGCCCTCCAGGCCCTCCTGGGACTTCAGTCGCTCTGGGAGCCAACGGTCCGGTAGTTTTTGGACCCCCTGGACCACCTGGACAGGATGGAGTACCTGGTCTACCA GGCCCTCCTGGTCGTCCAGGTGCCCCGGGTCCACCAggatcaggaggaggaggaaag GGTGACGATGGTGAGCTCGGCCTTCCTGGGGCACCAGGAGAAAag CAAGAGTCGCAGGACTCCAACCCTTTCACCAGCTTCTTCTCTTACTTTGCTCCGTCCTCTACG GGGGCTCAGGGTGACTTAGGAACGCCAGGGACACCTGGACAGACTGGACTTGCAGGGCTCCCAGGTCCCATGGGACCAGTTGGACCCGCTGGACCTCCTGGGCCACCAGGACCACCGCACCACTTTGGATTT GGGAATGAGGCTGGATTTGATGGGGCCAATGGCTTGCCTGGCCCACCTGGACCACAG GGTCCACCTGGTATTGCTGGTCTACCT GGTAAGCCAGGTATACCAGGCAGCAATGGAAACAAAGGATCTGAGGGACCGAGAGGATCTCCTGGGATACCGGGACTCGATGGGTTCTCTGGACAGCCG ggtcaaaagggagacagaggagagagaggagaatcg ggtCAGCCAGGGCGAGACGGAGGGGCACCTGGACTTCCAGGGCCTCCTGGACCACCAGGACCTACCACCTACCAGACAACAGAC TATAATGACGTATATTGGAACGAAGGGTCACAG GGAGGAGCTGGTACCCCAGGCCGAGCAGGATTCCCA gggCCTTCAGGAccaaaaggagacaaaggagatTCTGGTCCTCCTGGATATGCACCTAAA GGAGAGAAGGGAGAACCTGGTGTCATCCTGGGGTCTGATGGGAGACCTCAGTACCTTGGTGGTCTGGCAGGATTGCCG GGTGACAGTGGACCCCCTGGCCCAATAGGACCTCCA GGTCCATATGGTCCTTCAGGCCAGAAGGGAGAGATTGGGCTACCAGGTAGACCG GGTCGTCCAGGTCTGAATGGCGCcagaggagagcagggagaACCAGGCACTGGATCTGGAAACAGTTATCCT GGTCCTCCAGGTCCACCAGGGCCCCCTGGACCTCCTGGAGCTTCAGGTCCCTTCGACAGGCACGGA GGATATGATGATTACTCCAGGCAGTACCCAG cTGCTAAAGGAGAGAAAGGTGATCCTGGACCACCGGGGACACTTGACATTCAAG GTTACGGGTCGGTGGATATTTACACTTTAAGG AATGAGATGAAaggagaaacaggaagtcaaggcgtaaaaggagagaaaggagaaccAAGTGGAGGATACTATGACCCCCGCTATGGAGGGAGCGGATACCCAGGGACGCCAGGACCACCT GGCCAGAAAGGTGACTCCATCATTGGCCCACCAGGCCCTCAGGGACCACCTGGTCAACCAGGTCGAGGCTACGATGGGCAACAGGGACCACCAGGGCCTCCTGGACCTCCAGGACCATCCTTACCTGGAGCTTACAGGGGCACACAGA ctatcAATATTCCTGGACCACCGGGACCACCTGGAACACCTGGACTACCTGGACACTCCTCTGGG gTGACCGTGTTGAGGACCTACGACACCATGACAGCCACCGCCCGGAGACAACCTGAAGGCTCGCTGGTTTACATTTTGGACCAAACCGATCTGTTCTTGAGGGTCAGAGATGGAGTCCGTCAAGTGCAG CTTGGGAGCTACATCCCCTTACCCAACGTGGAT GGTAATGAGGTTGCAGCTGTGGAGCCCCCTCCAGTCGTCCCCTACTCCCCAGAccatcacacgcacacacagacacacacgcacaccgaCACCTCTCAAAGGCAACCTGAGAGTCCAGTCCACCACGGCACCGACCATCACTCACAGCCAGACGTGCATCACTCGTCAAACCCGGATCCACGCTACCCGACTCACCTTGATCCTAGATACCAGCCCGACAATCGTTACCAGCCGGATCCGCGATACCCGGTACCCACAGATCCCAGGTTCCCCAGTTACTCAGACCGGTTAAATCAACCGGACGGACGATTTTCTGTCCACACAACCGAGACTCGCCCTGCGTATCCGGACCCTCGCTATGCAGTCACCCCTCAGAGAAGACCAGCTCGTCCTGAGCCCCAGATTCCAGTCCACCATCATCATTCTGGTCCAGGG ctccacctcatCGCCCTTAACAGTCCTCAGAGCGGCTCCATGAGGGGAATCCGGGGTGCAGACTACATGTGCTTCACTCAGGCTCAGGCCGTCGGGATGAAAGGAACTTTCCGGGCCTTCTTGTCCGCCAGACTCCAAGATCTCCACAGCATCGTCCGCAAGGCTGACAGAGACAGTTTGCCGATAGTCAACCTAAAG GACGAGGTTCTGTTTGACAACTGGGATGCCATCTTTCAAGACCGCAGGATGAAGGACAACGTGCCAATCTACTCCTTCGATGGCAAAGACGTTATGAGTGACAGCTCATG GCAAGACAAGATGCTGTGGCACGGGTCGACCAACACTGGCCAGCGGCATGTTGACAGCTTCTGCGAGACGTGGCGTGTAGGCGACCAGGCGCTGACCGGTATGGCATCGTCACTGCAGAGCGGCAGCCTCCTCCAGCAGAGCTCCAGCAGCTGCTCCAGCTCCTACGTGGTGCTGTGTGTGGAGAACAGCTACGTCGTCCACTCCAAGAGatag